A window of Mangifera indica cultivar Alphonso chromosome 13, CATAS_Mindica_2.1, whole genome shotgun sequence contains these coding sequences:
- the LOC123194198 gene encoding putative RING-H2 finger protein ATL12, with protein sequence MSQLGVLMIIVLCLFFHGNAQVNSNSDPNNVLHPLQPNLAVVIGVISVVLSSLLLALAFVKFCPRNPPHHQPQNFQELVRSSSRSSGIDRALIESLPFFRFASLKGAKEGLECAVCISRFEDSEILRLLPKCRHAFHVKCIDQWLEGHSSCPLCRYKFDMRDLRSLSYSNSLRLQGNPLNLTDDPNVEIFVQREQDSQASSRFNFGNSFRNSTDKGEKEEELLIQEGNRNHQNLLHKFNHKIIVSDVVIKNRWSDVNASDLLFLNSEMLRAVSTNRISCSNSTSGNENRLKIREDVEIKRLYESEFGGAERNHSVSSSSFRSTLYNEANSSGVLNATGKRSMSEIINFARFRDFSLRHKFREASPGGSSGRKEERIRRLWLPIVQRTVQWFAGRERNLQELEEKSHSLNV encoded by the coding sequence ATGAGCCAGCTAGGTGTTCTCATGATCATAGTTCTTTGCTTGTTCTTTCATGGAAATGCCCAAGTCAATTCAAACTCTGACCCCAACAATGTCCTCCATCCTCTCCAACCAAATCTTGCGGTAGTTATTGGGGTCATCTCTGTAGTGTTATCTTCATTACTTTTAGCACTTGCTTTTGTAAAATTTTGCCCAAGAAATCCACCCCACCACCAACCTCAAAATTTCCAAGAACTTGTTCGATCATCGTCTAGATCTTCCGGAATTGATAGAGCGTTGATAGAGTCACTTCCTTTTTTCAGATTTGCTTCGCTAAAGGGTGCGAAAGAAGGCCTTGAGTGTGCAGTTTGCatatcaagatttgaagacaGTGAAATTCTTAGATTATTGCCTAAGTGCCGGCATGCATTTCATGTCAAATGCATTGACCAGTGGCTAGAAGGCCACTCTAGCTGTCCTCTCTGCAGGTACAAGTTTGACATGAGAGACCTGAGGAGTTTGTCTTACTCAAACAGTTTGAGACTCCAGGGAAACCCTTTAAATCTAACAGACGATCCGAATGTTGAAATTTTTGTGCAAAGAGAGCAAGACAGTCAAGCCTCATCTAGGTTCAACTTCGGAAACAGCTTTAGAAATAGTACTGACAAAggtgagaaagaagaagagttgCTTATTCAAGAGGGCAATAGGAATCACCAAAATCTCTTGCATAAGTTCAATCATAAGATCATTGTCTCTGATGTTGTTATCAAGAACCGATGGAGTGATGTTAATGCTTCCGACTTGTTGTTCTTGAACTCTGAGATGCTTCGTGCTGTGTCAACCAATAGAATCTCTTGTTCCAATTCAACAAGTGGAAATGAAAATAGGTTAAAGATTAGGGAGGATGTAGAGATTAAGAGATTATATGAGTCCGAGTTCGGTGGAGCTGAAAGAAACCATTCAGTTTCATCTTCAAGCTTTCGTTCTACTTTGTATAATGAGGCAAATTCATCAGGAGTATTGAATGCCACAGGGAAGAGATCAATGTCTGAGATCATCAACTTTGCAAGGTTCAGGGATTTCAGTTTAAGACACAAATTTAGAGAAGCTTCACCTGGTGGCAGTAGTGGGAGAAAAGAGGAGAGAATAAGAAGACTTTGGTTGCCAATAGTGCAGAGAACAGTTCAATGGTTTGCAGGTCGAGAAAGAAACTTACAGGAACTGGAGGAAAAAAGCCATTCCTTAAACGTCTGA
- the LOC123194528 gene encoding protein JINGUBANG-like has translation MEFYGKKTLFSFMDEERNPVQSPAHLTIKTHQDMSNQDLQFSPPRASSPGHSTVVTLLPPPSPESPWTLSPLQTPSPSILYSCIASLHRHEGNIYSISVSKGIVFTGSDSKRIRAWRQPDCMQSGCIKTSSGEIRAILAHGNMLFTSHRDCKIRVWSFTVPDTTFKTKKISTMPKRSSFLSLRTNSQQHKECVSCIAYYRAEGLLYTGSYDRTVKVWRVLDRRCVDSFVAHESNINALVVNQDDGCVFTCSSDGSVKIWRRVYRENSHTLTMTLKFQQSPVNALALSSSFSGCFLYSGSSDGTINFWEKEKMSGRFNHGGFLQGHRFAVLCLVAIEKLIFSGSEDTTIRVWRREKGSCFHECLAVLDGHRGPVRCLAACLEVEKVVMGYLVYSASLDQIFKVWRVKVMPEEKSCLDYFDRNDSKTKMEYDMSPVLSPSWVERKITSNYFQ, from the coding sequence ATGGAATTTTATGGCAAGAAAACTCTCTTTAGCTTCATGGATGAAGAGAGAAACCCAGTACAATCACCTGCTCATCTTACCATCAAAACACACCAGGATATGTCAAACCAAGACCTCCAATTTAGCCCTCCAAGGGCTTCTAGCCCTGGCCACTCCACTGTTGTCACACTATTGCCACCGCCTAGTCCTGAATCGCCATGGACGCTCTCTCCTCTCCAAACTCCATCTCCCTCTATCCTCTACAGCTGCATTGCCTCACTTCATCGCCATGAAGGAAACATCTACTCCATATCAGTCTCAAAGGGCATAGTCTTCACTGGCTCAGACAGTAAGCGTATTCGCGCATGGCGGCAGCCGGACTGCATGCAGAGCGGTTGCATCAAAACAAGTTCGGGTGAAATCCGAGCCATTTTAGCTCATGGTAATATGCTTTTCACCTCACATAGAGATTGCAAAATCCGAGTTTGGAGCTTCACAGTCCCAGACACAACTTTTAAGACAAAAAAGATTTCAACCATGCCCAAGAGAAGCTCATTTCTTTCGTTAAGAACAAACAGTCAACAACACAAAGAATGTGTATCTTGCATTGCTTATTACCGTGCTGAGGGGCTTTTGTATACTGGCTCATATGACAGAACTGTTAAAGTTTGGAGGGTTTTGGATAGAAGATGTGTTGACTCATTTGTGGCGCATGAAAGCAATATAAATGCACTAGTGGTGAACCAAGATGATGGATGTGTCTTCACTTGCTCCTCTGATGGGTCGGTCAAAATATGGAGGAGAGTGTATAGAGAAAACTCTCATACACTTACAATGACATTGAAATTCCAACAATCACCAGTAAATGCCTTAGCCTTAAGCTCATCTTTCAGCGGTTGCTTTCTCTATTCCGGTTCTTCTGATGGTACCATCAATTTCTGGGAGAAAGAAAAGATGTCTGGTAGGTTTAATCATGGTGGCTTCTTACAAGGCCATCGATTTGCCGTTCTCTGCTTAGTGGCTATAGAGAAGCTGATATTTAGTGGCTCAGAGGATACGACCATCAGGGTGtggagaagagaaaaaggaagtTGCTTTCATGAGTGTCTGGCTGTGTTAGATGGGCATAGAGGGCCTGTGAGATGTTTGGCTGCTTGTTTAGAGGTGGAAAAAGTAGTGATGGGTTATTTGGTATATAGCGcaagtttggatcaaatttttAAGGTATGGAGAGTTAAAGTCATGCCTGAAGAGAAAAGTTGCCTCGATTATTTCGATCGCAATGACTCAAAGACAAAGATGGAGTATGACATGAGTCCTGTATTGTCTCCATCATGGGTAGAAAGAAAGATTACAAGTAATTATTTTCAGTAA